One segment of Haemophilus influenzae DNA contains the following:
- the rfaD gene encoding ADP-glyceromanno-heptose 6-epimerase, with amino-acid sequence MIIVTGGAGFIGSNIVKTLNDLGRKDILVVDNLKDGTKFANLVDLDIADYCDKEDFIASIIAGDEFGDIDAVFHEGACSATTEWDGKYIMHNNYEYSKELLHYCLDREIPFFYASSAATYGDTKVFREEREFEGPLNVYGYSKFLFDQYVRNILPEAKSPVCGFRYFNVYGPRENHKDSMASVAFHLNNQILKGENPKLFAGSENFRRDFVYVGDVAAVNIWCWQNGISGIYNLGTGNAESFRAVADAVVKFHGKGEIETIPFPEHLKSRYQEYTQADLTKLRSTGYDKPFKTVAEGVAEYMAWLNRK; translated from the coding sequence ATGATTATCGTAACAGGCGGCGCTGGTTTTATTGGCAGCAATATTGTCAAAACATTAAATGATTTAGGGCGTAAAGATATTTTAGTGGTAGATAACTTAAAAGATGGCACAAAATTTGCCAATTTAGTTGATTTAGATATTGCAGATTATTGTGATAAAGAAGATTTCATTGCTTCTATTATTGCAGGCGACGAATTTGGCGATATTGATGCAGTATTCCACGAGGGAGCATGTTCTGCGACTACGGAATGGGATGGCAAATACATTATGCACAACAACTACGAATATTCTAAAGAGTTGTTGCATTATTGCCTTGACCGCGAAATCCCTTTCTTTTATGCCTCAAGCGCAGCAACTTATGGCGATACTAAAGTATTTCGTGAAGAACGTGAATTTGAAGGCCCGTTAAATGTTTATGGTTATTCTAAATTCTTGTTCGACCAATATGTACGTAATATTTTGCCAGAAGCAAAATCGCCAGTATGTGGTTTCCGTTATTTCAATGTTTACGGGCCGCGTGAAAATCATAAAGATTCTATGGCGAGCGTGGCATTCCACTTGAATAACCAAATCTTAAAAGGCGAAAATCCAAAATTATTTGCAGGCAGCGAAAACTTCCGCCGTGATTTTGTTTATGTGGGCGATGTGGCTGCAGTGAATATTTGGTGCTGGCAAAATGGTATTTCAGGTATTTATAACCTTGGTACAGGAAATGCAGAAAGTTTCCGTGCAGTGGCTGATGCGGTAGTGAAATTCCACGGTAAAGGCGAGATTGAAACCATTCCATTCCCAGAACATTTGAAATCTCGTTATCAAGAATATACTCAAGCAGATTTGACTAAACTTCGTTCAACAGGCTACGATAAACCATTCAAAACAGTTGCGGAAGGCGTAGCTGAATATATGGCGTGGTTGAATAGAAAATAA
- the xylA gene encoding xylose isomerase, giving the protein MTTYFDKIEKISFEGEKSTNPFAFKHYDANQVILGKTMAEHLRLAVCYWHTFCWNGNDMFGLGSLERSWQKNLNLLAGAEQKADIAFEFLNKLGVPYYCFHDVDIAPEGNSVREYVQNFHHIVDILERKQVETGIQLLWGTANCFTNPRYMSGAATNPNPEVFAWAATQVFNAMNATQRLGGENYVLWGGREGYETLLNTDLKREREQIGRFMQMVVEHKHKIGFKGTLLIEPKPQEPTKHQYDYDVATVYGFLKQFGLEKEIKVNIEANHATLAGHTFQHEIATACALDIFGSIDANRGDPQLGWDTDQFPNSVEENTLVMYEILKHGGFTTGGFNFDAKIRRQSIDPYDLFYAHIGAIDVLALSLKRAAKMLQEETLQKIVNERYAGWNSELGQHILQGKTSLETLAQLVQQKDLAPKPVSGQQEYLENLVNQVIYS; this is encoded by the coding sequence ATGACAACCTATTTCGATAAAATTGAAAAAATCTCCTTTGAGGGAGAAAAATCCACAAATCCTTTTGCTTTTAAACATTATGATGCTAATCAAGTAATTTTAGGTAAAACTATGGCTGAACATTTACGCTTAGCTGTGTGTTATTGGCATACCTTTTGCTGGAATGGGAATGATATGTTTGGGCTAGGTTCTTTGGAACGAAGTTGGCAGAAAAATCTAAATTTGCTTGCTGGTGCAGAACAAAAAGCCGATATTGCTTTTGAGTTTTTGAATAAGTTAGGCGTACCTTATTATTGTTTTCATGATGTCGATATTGCACCTGAAGGTAATTCAGTGCGGGAATATGTACAAAATTTTCATCATATTGTTGATATTTTAGAACGCAAACAAGTAGAAACGGGTATACAACTCTTATGGGGAACTGCAAATTGTTTTACTAATCCTCGTTATATGTCTGGTGCAGCAACCAATCCTAATCCTGAGGTTTTTGCTTGGGCTGCAACACAAGTGTTTAATGCAATGAATGCTACTCAACGTTTAGGTGGAGAAAATTACGTATTATGGGGTGGACGTGAGGGATATGAAACTTTATTGAATACCGATTTGAAACGTGAACGTGAACAAATTGGTCGTTTTATGCAAATGGTGGTAGAACATAAGCATAAAATTGGGTTTAAAGGTACATTATTAATCGAGCCAAAACCGCAAGAACCAACTAAACATCAATATGATTATGATGTGGCAACAGTGTATGGTTTCCTAAAACAATTTGGTTTAGAAAAAGAAATTAAAGTTAATATTGAAGCTAACCACGCGACGCTTGCTGGTCATACCTTTCAACATGAAATTGCAACAGCTTGTGCATTAGATATTTTTGGCTCAATTGATGCTAATCGTGGCGATCCACAATTAGGCTGGGATACCGACCAATTCCCAAATAGTGTTGAAGAAAACACGTTGGTTATGTATGAAATTTTAAAACATGGTGGTTTTACTACTGGAGGTTTTAATTTTGATGCGAAAATTCGCCGACAAAGTATTGATCCTTATGATTTATTTTACGCTCATATCGGTGCAATTGATGTATTGGCATTATCCTTAAAACGTGCAGCAAAAATGTTACAAGAGGAAACCTTACAAAAAATTGTTAATGAACGCTATGCAGGTTGGAATAGTGAACTTGGCCAGCATATTTTGCAAGGCAAAACTTCACTTGAAACACTTGCACAACTAGTCCAACAAAAAGATTTAGCGCCAAAACCAGTTTCAGGTCAGCAAGAATATTTGGAAAATTTGGTAAACCAAGTTATTTATAGCTAA
- a CDS encoding YifB family Mg chelatase-like AAA ATPase, with protein sequence MSLAIVYSRASMGVQAPLVTIEVHLSNGKPGFTLVGLPEKTVKEAQDRVRSALMNAQFKYPAKRITVNLAPADLPKEGGRFDLPIAIGILAASDQLDASRLKQFEFVAELALTGQLRGVHGVIPAILAAQKSKRELIIAKQNANEASLVSDQNTYFAQTLLDVVQFLNGQEKLPLATEIVKESAVNFSGKNTLDLTDIIGQQHAKRALTIAAAGQHNLLFLGPPGTGKTMLASRLTGLLPEMTDLEAIETASVTSLVQNELNFHNWKQRPFRAPHHSASMPALVGGGTIPKPGEISLATNGVLFLDELPEFERKVLDALRQPLESGEIIISRANAKIQFPARFQLVAAMNPSPTGHYTGTHNRTSPQQIMRYLNRLSGPFLDRFDLSIEVPLLPQGSLQNTGDRGETSTQVRKKVLKVREIQMARAGKINAYLNSKEIERDCKLNDKDAFFLEKALNKLGLSVRAYHRILKVSRTIADLQEEQQISQPHLAEALGYRAMDRLLQKLSNM encoded by the coding sequence ATGTCCCTTGCTATTGTTTACAGCCGTGCTTCTATGGGTGTGCAAGCACCGCTTGTCACTATTGAGGTGCATTTAAGTAACGGAAAACCCGGATTTACGCTTGTTGGTTTGCCCGAAAAAACCGTGAAAGAGGCACAAGATCGGGTGCGTAGTGCATTGATGAATGCACAATTTAAATACCCAGCCAAACGCATTACCGTGAATCTCGCACCAGCAGATTTACCGAAAGAAGGCGGACGATTTGATTTGCCTATTGCCATCGGAATTTTAGCCGCATCGGATCAGCTTGATGCGAGCCGCTTAAAGCAATTTGAATTTGTGGCAGAGCTTGCGCTTACTGGGCAATTGCGTGGCGTTCACGGCGTAATTCCCGCTATTCTTGCAGCACAAAAGTCAAAGCGAGAATTAATTATCGCAAAGCAAAATGCCAATGAAGCCTCGCTTGTTTCTGATCAAAATACTTATTTTGCACAAACACTTTTAGATGTGGTGCAATTTCTCAATGGTCAAGAAAAATTACCTCTCGCCACTGAAATTGTGAAAGAAAGTGCGGTAAATTTTTCGGGTAAAAATACATTAGATTTAACGGATATTATCGGACAACAACATGCCAAACGAGCATTGACCATTGCTGCAGCAGGGCAGCATAATTTACTCTTTCTTGGCCCTCCGGGCACAGGGAAAACGATGTTAGCTAGCCGATTAACAGGGCTTTTACCTGAAATGACAGATTTAGAAGCGATTGAAACAGCATCTGTAACGAGTTTAGTACAAAACGAGTTAAATTTTCATAATTGGAAACAACGTCCTTTTCGTGCCCCGCACCATAGTGCATCAATGCCTGCTTTAGTTGGTGGTGGGACGATCCCTAAACCTGGTGAAATATCCTTAGCAACAAATGGCGTACTTTTTCTTGATGAACTTCCAGAGTTTGAACGAAAAGTATTGGATGCACTACGTCAGCCTTTGGAAAGTGGTGAGATTATTATTTCTCGTGCTAATGCAAAAATTCAATTCCCTGCTCGTTTTCAATTAGTCGCAGCGATGAATCCAAGCCCCACAGGTCATTATACTGGAACACATAACCGCACTTCGCCGCAACAAATTATGCGTTATTTAAATCGACTTTCAGGGCCCTTTTTAGATCGCTTTGACTTGTCTATTGAAGTGCCTTTATTGCCACAAGGTAGCTTACAAAATACGGGCGATCGTGGCGAAACCAGCACACAAGTTCGTAAAAAAGTGTTAAAAGTGCGTGAGATTCAAATGGCAAGAGCGGGGAAAATTAACGCTTATTTGAACAGTAAAGAGATTGAGCGTGATTGCAAGTTAAACGATAAAGATGCCTTTTTCCTTGAAAAAGCACTGAATAAACTTGGGCTTTCTGTTCGGGCTTATCATCGTATTTTGAAAGTATCTCGAACCATTGCCGATCTACAAGAAGAACAACAAATTTCTCAACCGCACTTGGCTGAGGCCTTGGGCTATCGAGCAATGGACCGTTTGTTGCAGAAATTGTCGAATATGTAA
- the xylG gene encoding D-xylose ABC transporter ATP-binding protein, producing the protein MALLEMKHITKKFGDVTALHNISIELEAGEILSLCGENGSGKSTLMKILCGIYPCGDYSGDIYFSESELKARNIRDTEEKGISIIHQELTLVKNMSVLENIFLGNEITHKGLTADNEMYLRCKNLLQQVQLDVDPNTRVGELGLGQQQLVEIAKALNKQVRLLVLDEPTASLTEKETEILLNLIKDLKAHNIACIYISHKLNEVKAISDKICVIRDGEHVGTKDASTMTEDDIITMMVGREITSLYPHEPHEIKDEILRVENLSAWHPINAHIKRVDNVSFSLHEGEILGVAGLVGSGRTDMVQCLFGSYEGKFEGNIFINQKQVNIKNCAQAIEHKIVMVPEDRKKHGIVSIMGVGKNITLSSLKSYCFGKMVVNEAKEEQIIGSAIKQLKVKTFSPDLPIGRLSGGNQQKAILAKCLLLNPKILILDEPTRGIDVGAKYEIYKLINQLAQEGIAIIVISSELPEVLGISDRVLVMHQGKLKASLINTALTQEQVMETALKE; encoded by the coding sequence ATGGCATTGTTGGAAATGAAACATATCACAAAAAAATTTGGTGATGTGACCGCACTTCATAATATATCTATTGAATTAGAAGCAGGGGAAATTTTATCTTTATGTGGTGAAAATGGATCTGGAAAATCTACATTAATGAAAATACTTTGCGGTATTTATCCTTGTGGAGATTACAGCGGTGATATTTACTTTTCTGAAAGTGAACTAAAAGCAAGGAATATTAGAGATACTGAAGAAAAAGGCATTTCAATTATTCATCAAGAACTTACTCTCGTAAAGAATATGTCTGTATTGGAGAATATTTTTTTGGGTAATGAAATAACTCATAAAGGTTTGACAGCAGATAATGAAATGTACTTACGTTGCAAAAATTTATTACAGCAGGTGCAATTAGATGTTGATCCCAATACACGAGTAGGAGAATTAGGTTTAGGGCAACAGCAATTAGTTGAAATAGCTAAGGCCTTAAATAAACAAGTAAGACTTCTTGTCTTAGATGAACCAACGGCTTCACTTACCGAAAAAGAAACGGAAATTTTATTAAATCTTATTAAGGATCTTAAAGCACACAATATCGCTTGTATCTATATTTCCCATAAACTCAATGAAGTTAAGGCGATATCTGACAAAATTTGCGTCATTCGTGATGGTGAACATGTTGGAACGAAAGACGCTTCAACAATGACAGAAGATGACATTATCACCATGATGGTAGGTCGGGAAATTACCTCACTTTATCCACATGAACCTCATGAAATCAAAGATGAAATTTTACGAGTAGAAAATCTTTCTGCTTGGCATCCAATCAATGCACATATTAAGCGTGTTGATAACGTAAGTTTTAGTCTTCATGAGGGGGAAATTTTAGGTGTTGCAGGTTTAGTTGGTTCAGGTCGTACAGACATGGTGCAATGCTTATTTGGGTCTTATGAAGGTAAGTTTGAAGGAAATATTTTTATCAATCAAAAACAAGTAAATATCAAAAATTGTGCCCAAGCGATTGAACATAAAATTGTGATGGTTCCTGAAGATCGGAAGAAACACGGCATTGTTTCTATTATGGGAGTTGGCAAAAATATTACGCTTTCTTCTTTGAAATCTTATTGTTTCGGAAAAATGGTAGTTAATGAAGCAAAAGAAGAGCAGATAATTGGTTCAGCCATAAAACAACTAAAGGTGAAAACTTTTTCACCAGATTTGCCAATAGGACGACTTAGTGGCGGTAATCAACAGAAAGCGATCCTAGCAAAATGTTTATTGTTAAATCCTAAAATACTGATTTTAGATGAACCAACAAGAGGAATTGATGTTGGTGCAAAATATGAAATTTATAAGTTAATTAACCAATTAGCCCAAGAAGGGATTGCGATTATTGTCATTTCATCAGAACTACCAGAAGTTTTAGGCATTAGTGATAGAGTTCTTGTTATGCACCAAGGTAAACTTAAAGCTAGTCTTATCAATACTGCTCTTACTCAAGAACAAGTTATGGAAACAGCACTTAAGGAGTAA
- the deoC gene encoding deoxyribose-phosphate aldolase, translating to MTPNQLAQYIDHTALTAEKNEQDILTLCNEAIEHGFYSVCINSGYIPLAKEKLAGSNVKICTVVGFPLGANLTSVKAFETQESIKAGADEIDMVINVGWIKSQKWDAVKQDIQAVFNACDGTPLKVILETCLLTKDEIVKACEICKEIGVAFVKTSTGFNKGGATVEDIALMKQTVGNIGVKASGGVRDTKTALAMIKAGATRIGASAGIAIISGTQDTQSTY from the coding sequence ATGACACCGAATCAACTTGCTCAATATATCGATCACACTGCACTAACTGCAGAAAAAAATGAACAAGATATTTTGACACTCTGTAATGAAGCGATTGAACATGGATTTTATTCTGTATGTATCAATTCTGGTTATATTCCACTCGCTAAAGAAAAACTTGCTGGCTCAAATGTAAAAATTTGTACCGTAGTTGGCTTCCCTTTGGGGGCGAATTTAACCTCAGTCAAAGCATTTGAAACACAAGAATCCATTAAAGCAGGGGCAGATGAAATTGATATGGTGATTAATGTAGGTTGGATAAAATCGCAAAAATGGGATGCAGTAAAACAAGATATTCAAGCGGTGTTTAATGCTTGTGATGGTACGCCATTAAAAGTGATTTTAGAAACTTGTTTGCTCACTAAAGATGAAATAGTGAAAGCCTGTGAAATTTGTAAAGAAATCGGTGTGGCTTTTGTTAAAACATCAACAGGCTTCAATAAAGGTGGTGCGACTGTAGAAGATATTGCATTGATGAAACAAACGGTCGGCAATATTGGTGTTAAAGCATCAGGTGGTGTGCGTGATACTAAAACGGCACTTGCAATGATTAAAGCAGGTGCGACTCGTATTGGTGCAAGTGCGGGCATTGCAATTATTAGCGGTACGCAAGATACCCAAAGCACTTACTAA
- the xylF gene encoding D-xylose ABC transporter substrate-binding protein: MKIKSALLTLVGALTVFSSSAHSKDLKIGLSIDDLRLERWQKDRDIFVNKAESMGAKVFVQSANGDDSAQISQIENMINKNIDVLVIIPHNGEVLSNVISEAKKEGIKVLAYDRLINNADLDFYVSFDNEKVGELQAKSIVAVKPEGNYFLMGGSPVDNNAKLFRKGQMKVLDPLIASGKIKVVGDQWVDSWLAEKALQIMENALTANKNNVDAVVASNDATAGGAIQALSAQGLSGKVTISGQDADLAAIKRIVNGSQTMTVYKPITKLADKAAEIAVELSKNEKVEANAELNNGLKNVPAYLLDPIAVDKRNINETVIKDGFHTKESIYH; the protein is encoded by the coding sequence ATGAAAATCAAATCAGCTTTACTTACCCTTGTTGGTGCATTAACTGTATTTAGTAGTTCTGCCCATTCCAAAGATCTTAAAATTGGTTTATCCATTGATGATTTACGTTTAGAAAGATGGCAAAAAGATCGAGATATTTTCGTAAACAAAGCAGAATCAATGGGTGCAAAAGTATTTGTCCAATCTGCGAATGGTGATGATTCAGCACAAATTTCTCAAATCGAAAATATGATCAATAAAAATATTGATGTATTAGTAATTATTCCTCATAACGGTGAAGTATTAAGTAACGTTATTTCTGAAGCTAAAAAGGAAGGAATAAAAGTATTAGCGTATGACCGTTTAATCAATAATGCAGATTTAGATTTTTATGTTTCCTTTGATAATGAAAAAGTGGGTGAACTACAAGCTAAAAGTATTGTGGCTGTAAAACCAGAAGGTAATTATTTTTTAATGGGGGGATCTCCTGTAGATAATAATGCAAAATTATTTAGAAAAGGGCAAATGAAAGTATTAGATCCTTTAATTGCCAGTGGGAAAATTAAGGTTGTAGGAGATCAATGGGTTGATTCTTGGTTAGCTGAAAAAGCGTTACAAATTATGGAAAACGCATTAACAGCTAATAAAAATAATGTGGATGCTGTTGTTGCATCTAACGATGCTACTGCTGGAGGTGCGATTCAAGCCCTTAGCGCACAAGGCTTATCTGGGAAAGTCACAATTTCTGGGCAAGATGCAGATTTAGCTGCAATTAAACGTATTGTCAATGGCTCGCAAACTATGACTGTTTATAAACCAATTACGAAACTTGCAGATAAAGCGGCAGAAATTGCGGTTGAATTAAGTAAGAATGAAAAAGTAGAAGCTAATGCAGAACTGAATAATGGCTTAAAAAATGTTCCTGCGTATTTACTTGATCCTATCGCTGTTGATAAACGTAATATTAATGAAACTGTAATTAAAGATGGTTTTCATACTAAGGAAAGTATTTATCACTAA
- a CDS encoding sugar ABC transporter permease, with protein sequence MFKLKSVNLQVYIMLIAIAVIMAFFSVATDGAYLSARNISNLLRQTSITGILAIGMVFVIISAEIDLSVGSLMGLLGGFAAIADVWWGFPLPVTIIATIALGLIFGIWNGWWVAYRKVPSFIVTLAGYLAFRGILIGLTNGTTVSPISGSMTVIGQGYLSDIAGFILGGIVVIGFVLWGNYQRRSRQQLQLEVSALSKDFTKYALFAVIVLGAIYLLNDYRGIPFPVLVLAVLAILGLFLSRKTSFGRHVYAIGGNIDAAKLSGINVEKTKLIIFAMNGVLVAIAGLILSARLGAGSPSAGQNAELDAIAACVIGGASLAGGVGSVFGVVIGALIIASLDNGMSMLDVPTFWQYIVKGAILLLAVWIDTSNKKKM encoded by the coding sequence ATGTTTAAGTTAAAATCCGTAAATTTACAAGTTTACATTATGTTAATAGCTATTGCCGTCATTATGGCATTCTTTAGTGTTGCTACTGATGGCGCTTATTTAAGTGCAAGAAATATTTCTAACTTGTTACGCCAAACTTCAATTACTGGCATTCTTGCAATTGGAATGGTTTTTGTCATTATTTCTGCTGAAATTGACTTATCTGTTGGTTCACTTATGGGCCTACTGGGCGGATTTGCAGCTATTGCCGATGTTTGGTGGGGCTTCCCATTACCTGTAACTATTATTGCAACAATTGCTCTTGGTTTAATTTTTGGTATTTGGAATGGTTGGTGGGTGGCTTATCGCAAAGTGCCATCCTTTATTGTTACACTTGCAGGTTATCTCGCATTCCGTGGAATTTTGATTGGTTTGACTAATGGCACAACTGTATCTCCTATTAGTGGATCTATGACAGTTATTGGACAAGGTTATTTATCAGATATTGCAGGGTTTATCTTAGGTGGTATTGTAGTTATTGGATTTGTTCTTTGGGGAAATTATCAACGTAGAAGTCGCCAGCAGCTTCAGCTGGAAGTGTCTGCATTATCAAAAGATTTTACGAAATATGCTTTGTTTGCAGTAATTGTATTAGGAGCAATTTATTTACTTAATGATTATCGTGGCATTCCATTTCCTGTTTTAGTACTGGCAGTTCTTGCAATCTTAGGGTTATTCCTCTCTCGTAAAACTTCATTCGGCCGCCACGTTTATGCGATTGGTGGCAATATTGATGCGGCAAAATTATCTGGTATCAATGTAGAGAAAACAAAACTGATTATCTTTGCAATGAATGGTGTGTTAGTTGCAATAGCAGGGTTGATTTTAAGTGCTCGTTTAGGTGCAGGCTCACCATCGGCAGGGCAAAATGCAGAACTAGATGCGATTGCAGCTTGTGTAATTGGAGGGGCGAGCTTAGCGGGTGGTGTAGGAAGTGTGTTTGGGGTTGTTATTGGCGCACTTATCATCGCATCGCTTGATAATGGTATGAGTATGCTTGATGTGCCAACTTTTTGGCAATATATTGTCAAAGGTGCCATTTTGTTACTTGCTGTATGGATAGATACTAGTAATAAGAAAAAGATGTAA
- a CDS encoding protein disulfide oxidoreductase encodes MKIKKLLKNGLSLFLTFIVITSILDFVRRPVVPEEINKITLQDLQGNTFSLESLDQNKPTLLYFWGTWCGYCRYTSPAINSLAKEGYQVVSVALRSGNEVEVIDYLRKNDYHFTTVNDPKGELAQQWQINVTPTIVLLSKGKMDLVTTGLTSYWGLKVRLFFAEFFG; translated from the coding sequence ATGAAGATTAAAAAATTACTCAAGAATGGATTATCCCTCTTTTTAACTTTTATTGTGATAACTAGCATACTGGATTTTGTTCGTCGCCCTGTAGTGCCAGAGGAAATAAATAAAATCACGTTACAAGATCTTCAAGGGAATACGTTCTCTCTTGAAAGTCTTGATCAAAACAAACCCACATTACTTTATTTTTGGGGAACTTGGTGTGGCTATTGTCGTTATACTTCGCCAGCAATTAATTCTTTAGCGAAAGAAGGCTATCAAGTTGTATCCGTGGCGTTACGCTCAGGCAATGAGGTGGAAGTGATTGATTATTTAAGAAAAAATGACTACCACTTCACTACAGTAAATGATCCGAAAGGCGAGCTTGCACAACAATGGCAAATTAATGTGACGCCCACAATTGTGCTGTTGAGTAAAGGCAAAATGGATCTTGTTACGACGGGTTTAACGAGTTATTGGGGGTTAAAAGTGCGGTTGTTTTTCGCAGAGTTTTTTGGCTAA
- the xylB gene encoding xylulokinase has product MYIGIDCGTQGTKAIVLDSVQKKVIGAGYAKHELITQSNGRREQQPNWWIEALQQALQIALKQAKNSPHFSPNLVKGIGISGQQHGLVMLDKNDRPLYKAKLWCDTETATENDILIEKLGGQTAAFEKLGIICQTGYTASKLSWFRQNYPDKFANIRKIMLPHDYLNYWLTGKFCTEFGDASGSGYFDVVKREWKREVFKYLAPELNMDEVLPKLLSAEQKIGVIKPEIATLFGFNDNVIVSTGGGDNMMGAIGTGNIREGIATMSLGTSGTLYAYTQKPLLNLPPMIANFCSSNNGWLPLVCVMNITSSNKQLMNLLNIDIEELNQLAQQAPIGANGITILPFFNGERVPPLPNTKASILGLDSSNFTRENLCRAMMESATFTLRYGLDLFRQAGLKTSQIRLIGGGAKSLFWRQMIADVMNTEVVCLQEEEAAALGGAIQAMWANGEGELEFLCDTFIHLDENSKTYPNLSQVKNYQSAYERYLKHLSQLY; this is encoded by the coding sequence ATGTATATAGGAATTGATTGTGGCACACAAGGAACAAAGGCGATAGTGCTTGATTCTGTCCAAAAAAAAGTGATTGGAGCTGGTTACGCAAAACATGAATTAATTACACAATCCAATGGAAGACGTGAACAACAACCAAATTGGTGGATTGAAGCATTACAACAAGCATTACAAATTGCATTAAAACAAGCAAAAAATTCACCGCACTTTTCACCTAATTTAGTGAAGGGAATAGGCATTTCAGGACAACAACATGGACTGGTAATGTTAGATAAAAACGATCGTCCTCTATACAAGGCTAAGCTTTGGTGTGATACAGAAACCGCTACGGAAAATGATATACTGATCGAAAAATTAGGCGGACAAACGGCCGCATTTGAAAAATTAGGTATCATTTGCCAAACTGGTTATACGGCTTCAAAACTGAGTTGGTTTCGTCAAAATTATCCTGATAAATTTGCCAATATTCGCAAAATTATGCTGCCACACGATTATCTAAATTATTGGCTAACAGGAAAATTCTGCACTGAATTTGGTGATGCTTCTGGTAGTGGTTATTTCGATGTTGTGAAAAGAGAATGGAAAAGAGAAGTCTTCAAATATCTTGCGCCAGAATTAAATATGGATGAAGTGTTACCTAAATTACTTTCTGCCGAACAAAAAATCGGTGTGATTAAACCTGAAATTGCGACTTTATTTGGTTTTAATGATAATGTCATCGTCTCCACAGGTGGAGGCGATAATATGATGGGAGCAATTGGTACAGGAAATATTCGAGAAGGGATTGCTACGATGAGTCTCGGTACTTCTGGTACCTTGTATGCTTATACGCAAAAGCCATTACTTAATTTACCACCAATGATCGCAAATTTTTGTTCAAGTAATAATGGCTGGTTACCACTAGTTTGTGTGATGAATATAACCTCCTCAAATAAACAGCTAATGAATTTGCTAAATATTGATATTGAAGAATTAAATCAACTTGCTCAACAAGCACCTATCGGCGCGAATGGCATCACTATTTTACCATTCTTTAATGGTGAAAGAGTTCCACCTTTACCCAATACAAAAGCGAGCATTTTAGGATTAGATTCAAGTAATTTCACACGAGAAAATCTTTGTCGAGCAATGATGGAAAGTGCCACTTTTACGCTTCGCTATGGTTTAGATTTATTTCGTCAAGCTGGTCTCAAAACCTCACAAATTCGCCTAATTGGAGGTGGTGCGAAAAGCTTATTTTGGCGACAAATGATTGCTGATGTAATGAATACCGAAGTGGTATGTTTGCAGGAAGAAGAAGCTGCTGCATTAGGAGGAGCAATTCAAGCTATGTGGGCAAATGGAGAAGGAGAACTTGAATTTTTATGCGACACCTTCATTCACTTAGATGAAAACTCCAAAACTTATCCTAACTTATCACAGGTGAAAAATTATCAAAGTGCTTACGAGCGTTATTTAAAACATTTATCACAATTATACTAA